A genomic window from Triticum urartu cultivar G1812 chromosome 7, Tu2.1, whole genome shotgun sequence includes:
- the LOC125524969 gene encoding probable phospholipase A2 homolog 2, producing the protein MHTGRLLPLLLLLAAAGRSLARGGIFGAASPPSSPDGDQKCSRTCESAYCTGTLEAPLMRYGKYCGVSYTGCPGEPPCDALDACCMLHDACVQATDDYLNMWCNQSLLDCVAAVRTAAAAAGGGVEAVLTTFEGNSCNATDVADEITSILEAAVYAGSILRRAPAPAPAK; encoded by the exons ATGCACACCGGtcgcctcctccctctcctcctgctgctcgccgccgccggccgctcGCTGGCCCGTGGCGGCATCTTCGGGGCAGCGTCGCCGCCGTCCAGCCCCGACGGCGACCAGAAGTGCAGCCGGACGTGCGAGTCCGCGTACTGCACGGGCACCTTAG AGGCTCCGCTGATGCGGTACGGCAAGTACTGCGGCGTGTCCTACACGGGGtgccccggcgagcccccctgcGACGCCCTCGACGCCTGCTGCATGCTCCACGACGCCTGCGTCCAGGCCACCGACGACTACCTCAACATGTGGTGCAACCAGAGCCTGCTGGACTGCGTGGCCGCCGTGAGGacggcggccgcggcggcgggcggcggcgtggaGGCCGTGCTGACGACGTTCGAGGGGAACAGCTGCAACGCCACGGACGTCGCCGACGAGATCACCTCCATCCTCGAGGCCGCCGTGTACGCCGGGAGCATCCTGCGCAGAGCGCCGGCGCCGGCCCCGGCGAAGTAG